One Mercenaria mercenaria strain notata chromosome 12, MADL_Memer_1, whole genome shotgun sequence DNA segment encodes these proteins:
- the LOC123535335 gene encoding sushi, von Willebrand factor type A, EGF and pentraxin domain-containing protein 1-like, whose product MYDTKLLFIYFCLCGFGFSLEKVYLSVYLDTHMTDDTGIHVFYAHQSSLQDCIEDCKSRKRCHFINYQVRSHLCFSLGTNSSVTPSTGNMASKLTYMPGYLFSARKEWFSEDTEVCGACPEYGECSSIANANDTSAVSNSTCKSSGCKDPSEPRTILYGTQYMPGNEVKYVCRNGYTLVMSSTNKAECQQNGEWSAINFTCLYDCGKLTIENGQFTAALGTTFGMSAKLSCNSGYEISGNPLITCTETGWSDTATCVPLGSQHLPYEIIPAMIWSAAKSYCESLCGHLVDVNSYEEQLIIEDLIEANGGFAAWTGGNDITTEGKFRWSDDTLVSSSYQLEWWTTRW is encoded by the exons atgtatgatactaaattattgtttatatatttttgtttgtgtggTTTTGGGTTTTCGTTGGAAAAGGTGTACTTATCAGTGTACTTGGACACGCACATGACCGATGATACAGGCATCCACGTATTTTATGCACATCAAAGTAGCCTACAGGATTGTATTGAGGATTGCAAGTCTCGAAAACGTTGCCATTTCATCAACTATCAAGTGCGGTCACACTTGTGTTTTTCATTAGGCACCAACAGTAGTGTAACACCATCTACTGGTAATATGGCATCAAAACTTACTTACATGCCTGGATACCTTTTCAGTGCAAGAAAAGAGTGGTTTTCA GAAGACACGGAGGTTTGTGGCGCATGCCCAGAATACGGCGAATGTTCATCTATTGCCAATGCAAATGACACATCTGCGGTATCAAACAGTACATGCAAATCGTCTG GATGCAAAGATCCGTCGGAACCCAGAACTATTTTATATGGTACACAATACATGCCTGGAAATGAGGTAAAGTATGTCTGCAGAAACGGATACACTTTAGTCATGTCCAGTACAAACAAAGCTGAATGCCAACAAAATGGAGAATGGAGCGCGATAAATTTTACTTGCTTATATG ATTGCGGTAAACTGACTATTGAAAATGGACAATTTACAGCGGCACTAGGAACAACATTTGGAATGTCTGCGAAACTGTCCTGCAATTCTGGATATGAAATATCTGGGAATCCTTTAATTACATGTACTGAAACTGGATGGAGCGACACTGCAACATGCGTACCATTAG GTAGCCAACATTTGCCATATGAAATCATACCGGCAATGATATGGTCTGCTGCAAAG TCATATTGTGAATCCCTCTGTGGACATCTGGTAGACGTAAACTCATACGAAGAACAACTTATCATAGAAGACCTTATTGAAGCAAATGGCG GTTTCGCTGCCTGGACTGGAGGCAACGACATTACAACAGAAGGTAAATTCCGATGGTCTGATGATACACTGGTATCCAGTAGCTACCAACTGGAGTGGTGGACAACCCGATGGTAG
- the LOC123533503 gene encoding uncharacterized metal-dependent hydrolase YabD-like: MGVEELRSREVYTTVGVHPKEVPSLTRHERELMFQLWDSRRLVGYGEFGLDRTTHPYEWVAQEEFLQELLRWVPPEGVLVLHARGVPRDRLNMESTLRLLTLCQAAGVPSMQFIQLHCFQGSTDLLNRWREAFPNTFFSVNNGVGSFDADQLAGLKSIPSDRLLLETDAPYFAPRGYSHNAPHLLGITAVLVARILGVSPQVLMSRTCDNANKLFFHD; this comes from the coding sequence ATGGGGGTGGAGGAGCTACGGTCCCGGGAGGTGTATACCACAGTGGGGGTACATCCTAAAGAAGTACCTTCACTAACCAGGCATGAGCGGGAGCTCATGTTCCAACTCTGGGACTCCCGTCGCCTGGTGGGTTATGGGGAGTTTGGGCTGGATAGGACCACTCACCCATATGAGTGGGTGGCTCAGGAGGAGTTCCTGCAGGAGTTGCTGCGGTGGGTGCCTCCTGAGGGGGTTTTAGTCCTTCATGCCCGGGGTGTACCTCGGGATAGGCTCAACATGGAGTCGACCCTGAGGCTCCTGACATTATGTCAGGCAGCTGGGGTACCCAGTATGCAGTTTATCCAGCTGCATTGTTTCCAGGGATCCACCGATTTACTAAATCGGTGGAGGGAGGCTTTCCCAAACACCTTTTTCAGTGTGAATAATGGGGTGGGAAGCTTTGACGCAGACCAGTTGGCTGGTCTGAAGAGTATCCCCTCCGATAGGTTACTCTTGGAAACCGACGCGCCCTATTTTGCTCCCCGTGGGTATTCCCATAACGCCCCACACTTGCTGGGTATCACCGCAGTATTGGTGGCCCGTATCCTGGGGGTTTCCCCTCAGGTGCTTATGTCCCGCACTTGTGATAATGCGAACAAGTTGTTCTTTCACGACTAA